A window of Phycobacter azelaicus contains these coding sequences:
- a CDS encoding PhzF family phenazine biosynthesis protein yields MPQPRLSYSFIHCDVFASRPYAGNSLAVFPDSTGLSAAQMLTMTQELRHFESIFLQKVDGRIKARVFDLFEELPFAGHPIIGAACSLHRASGDAGTKNWNFALHRNRRVTVTTMARAGRYFGTLDQGRPIFLGIASDCARQQIAEAFNLAPTQLADLPLEVISTGLKYLVVPMTGGLEQARIIKSDLEDRLKALGAEFAYLFDVERFEGRHWNNDGLMEDVATGSAAGVIGAYALKHGLVQPNRSFPLKQGHFMERPSELLVTPFGSSDDVSHVTVAGEVSFVGSGELVAP; encoded by the coding sequence ATGCCGCAGCCGCGCCTTTCGTACAGTTTCATCCACTGCGACGTCTTCGCATCCCGTCCCTATGCTGGCAACAGTCTTGCGGTCTTTCCCGACAGCACAGGTCTTAGCGCGGCGCAGATGCTGACCATGACTCAGGAGCTTCGCCACTTCGAATCGATCTTCCTGCAAAAGGTTGACGGACGCATCAAAGCGCGCGTCTTTGACCTGTTCGAGGAACTTCCTTTTGCAGGTCATCCCATCATCGGCGCGGCCTGCAGCCTGCACCGGGCCAGTGGCGACGCCGGAACCAAAAACTGGAACTTTGCCTTGCACAGGAATCGCAGGGTGACCGTCACCACCATGGCCCGCGCCGGACGCTACTTTGGCACGCTGGATCAGGGGCGGCCAATCTTCCTTGGCATAGCGTCCGACTGCGCCCGTCAGCAAATTGCCGAGGCCTTCAATCTGGCCCCAACGCAGCTGGCGGATCTGCCACTGGAGGTCATCTCTACCGGGTTGAAATATCTCGTGGTCCCGATGACGGGCGGCTTGGAACAGGCCCGCATCATCAAATCGGATCTTGAGGATCGGCTTAAGGCGCTTGGCGCCGAATTCGCTTATCTCTTTGATGTAGAGCGCTTTGAGGGGCGTCACTGGAACAATGACGGGTTGATGGAAGATGTGGCCACCGGCAGTGCAGCCGGGGTCATCGGCGCATATGCGCTGAAACACGGGCTGGTGCAGCCAAATCGCAGCTTCCCCCTGAAGCAGGGACATTTCATGGAGCGACCGAGTGAGCTGCTGGTGACGCCATTCGGCAGTTCTGACGATGTATCCCATGTCACCGTCGCCGGAGAGGTCTCGTTTGTCGGCTCAGGGGAGCTGGTGGCCCCATGA
- a CDS encoding ArsR/SmtB family transcription factor: MVDYTPADLMSIAAALKVLANENRLQILHWLSDPERHFPPQEDGDLVEDGVCVGFITDKIGLRQPTVTNHMRLLQDAGLVESKKIKNWVFYKLVPSRAAEVLQQTARLWDGSQVDRTADSMG; encoded by the coding sequence ATGGTTGACTATACTCCTGCTGATCTCATGTCAATCGCGGCGGCGCTCAAGGTGCTGGCGAATGAAAACCGCTTGCAGATCCTGCACTGGCTCAGCGATCCCGAACGGCATTTCCCACCACAGGAGGATGGCGACTTGGTGGAGGATGGTGTCTGTGTCGGCTTCATAACGGACAAGATCGGTTTGAGGCAGCCAACCGTCACAAATCACATGCGCCTTTTGCAGGACGCTGGCCTCGTTGAGAGCAAGAAGATCAAGAACTGGGTGTTCTACAAATTGGTGCCCTCTCGCGCGGCTGAAGTCCTGCAGCAGACCGCGCGCCTGTGGGATGGATCACAGGTGGACAGGACGGCTGATTCCATGGGTTGA